Proteins encoded by one window of Gemmatimonadaceae bacterium:
- the purF gene encoding amidophosphoribosyltransferase yields MCGIFGIKGSPDAARITHLGLYSLQHRGQESAGIVSVSEDGTAQTVRKMGLVSDGFEEERIALLDGPTAIGHTRYSTAGTSTIDNAQPVFVRFRGGHIALAHNGNLTNAVQLREALEAEGSIFASSMDSEVIVHRIAKSRAAKPEEQLADALTGVEGAFSLVVVIGTTLLAARDPHGWRPLVIGRLGDAWVFASETCALDIVGASIVRDVSAGEIVAVDADGLRSLTFAAPGPLHRCVFEYIYFARPDSQVFGGSVDRARRALGRQLAKEQPAPGADIVFAVPDSSNAAALGYAEASGLRLEHALIRNHYVGRTFIQPTQAGRDAKVKVKYNAVREVLDGKSVVMVDDSIVRGTTTRGLVALLRGAGAREVHMRVSSPPITGPCYYGIDTPEREQLIAANMSVAEIARAIGVDSLGYLSLDGMLGAVPDGPDGFCHACFSGQYPTQPPLDIKRYRSGI; encoded by the coding sequence ATGTGCGGCATCTTTGGCATCAAGGGCAGCCCTGACGCGGCGCGCATCACGCACCTCGGCCTCTACTCGCTGCAGCATCGTGGGCAGGAGTCGGCCGGCATCGTCTCCGTATCGGAAGACGGCACGGCGCAGACCGTGCGCAAGATGGGACTCGTATCCGACGGCTTCGAGGAAGAACGGATCGCCCTGCTCGACGGCCCGACCGCCATCGGGCACACCCGCTACTCGACCGCCGGCACGAGCACGATCGACAATGCCCAGCCGGTCTTCGTGCGCTTCCGCGGCGGACACATTGCGCTGGCGCACAACGGCAACCTCACCAACGCCGTGCAGCTGCGCGAGGCGCTCGAGGCGGAGGGCTCGATCTTCGCGTCCAGCATGGACAGCGAAGTGATCGTGCACCGCATCGCGAAATCGCGCGCCGCCAAGCCGGAGGAGCAATTGGCGGATGCGCTCACGGGCGTGGAAGGCGCGTTCTCGCTGGTGGTCGTCATTGGCACGACGCTGCTCGCCGCGCGGGATCCGCACGGTTGGCGTCCGCTGGTCATTGGCCGGCTCGGCGATGCGTGGGTCTTTGCGTCCGAAACGTGCGCCCTCGACATCGTGGGAGCCAGCATCGTGCGCGATGTGAGCGCCGGCGAAATCGTCGCGGTGGACGCCGACGGCCTGCGGTCGCTGACCTTCGCCGCGCCGGGTCCGCTGCACCGGTGCGTCTTCGAGTACATCTACTTCGCGCGCCCCGACAGCCAGGTCTTCGGCGGGTCGGTGGACCGGGCGCGTCGCGCGCTCGGCCGGCAACTGGCCAAGGAACAGCCCGCGCCCGGCGCCGACATCGTCTTTGCGGTGCCGGACTCGTCAAACGCGGCGGCGCTCGGCTACGCCGAGGCATCGGGGCTGCGCCTCGAGCACGCGCTCATTCGCAACCACTACGTCGGGCGGACCTTCATTCAGCCGACGCAGGCCGGGCGCGACGCGAAGGTGAAGGTGAAGTACAACGCCGTGCGCGAAGTGCTCGATGGCAAGAGCGTCGTGATGGTGGACGATTCCATCGTGCGCGGCACGACGACGCGCGGCCTCGTGGCGCTGCTGCGCGGCGCCGGCGCCCGCGAGGTGCACATGCGGGTGTCGTCGCCGCCAATCACCGGTCCATGCTACTACGGCATCGACACGCCGGAGCGCGAGCAGCTGATCGCCGCCAACATGTCGGTGGCCGAGATCGCCCGTGCCATCGGCGTTGACTCCCTCGGGTATCTCTCGCTGGATGGCATGCTCGGCGCCGTCCCCGACGGACCGGATGGCTTCTGCCACGCCTGTTTCTCCGGCCAGTATCCCACGCAGCCCCCCTTGGACATCAAGCGCTACCGGTCCGGCATCTGA
- the purL gene encoding phosphoribosylformylglycinamidine synthase subunit PurL — translation MTATPRPGDPVITPALVAEHGLTADEFERLRAMLGREPTFTELGIISALWSEHCSYKHSRPVLKTLPTTAPYVLQGPGENAGVISIGDGLAVAFKIESHNHPSAVEPYQGAATGVGGILRDVFTMGARPIAMLNSLRFGSLDTPRVRYLVGGVVKGIGDYGNCVGIPTVAGDVMFDAAYEGNPLVNAMCVGILREEDLIRAKAEGVGNPIIAVGARTGRDGIHGASFASEDLSDSNDAKRPRVQVGDPFTEKLLLEASLELITSGHIVAIQDMGAAGLTSSSAEMAERGEVGVTIDTRKVPQREPGMTPYEILLSESQERMLVVAKQGHEDGVKQILTKWDLTAEVIGEVIAEPVYRVTEGDHIVAEFPGTRLVTDCPQYHPEAREADEAVARRTRDVHAIAERPEEADPAWTLERLLESPTIASKRWITTQYDSTVRTNTVMGPGEGDAAVIRIRGTRKAIALKTDCNGRYVYLDPRVGGRIAVAEAARNVACTGARPMAITNCLNFGNPKKPDVFFQFREAVFGMGDACRALGTPVTGGNVSLYNENPQGAVYPTPVIGMVGLIDDVKHVTRAPFSAEGHSIVLLGDNTAELGGSEYLAWVHGVVAGAPPACNLEAEKRLVDALLAAIGAGQVASAHDCSEGGLAVALAECCISREARPLGAQVDLSAWSSLPLRALLFGEAQGRVVVSTTDPSAVVAMAKAHGVPAAVIGTVRSAGAGLVITVGDRGIRASTARLSQAFHGALPRAMQRAAAEVVTEDPALVGGTR, via the coding sequence GTGACCGCGACTCCACGCCCCGGCGATCCCGTCATCACCCCCGCGCTCGTCGCCGAGCACGGGCTCACCGCCGACGAGTTTGAGCGCCTGCGCGCCATGCTTGGCCGCGAACCCACGTTCACCGAACTTGGCATCATCTCGGCGCTGTGGAGCGAGCACTGCTCGTACAAGCACTCGCGCCCGGTGCTCAAGACGCTGCCCACCACGGCCCCGTACGTGCTGCAGGGGCCCGGCGAGAACGCCGGCGTCATCAGCATCGGCGACGGGCTGGCCGTCGCGTTCAAGATCGAGTCGCACAACCATCCCTCGGCGGTCGAACCGTATCAGGGCGCGGCCACCGGCGTGGGCGGCATCCTGCGCGACGTGTTCACGATGGGCGCGCGCCCGATTGCCATGCTCAACTCGCTCCGTTTCGGGTCGCTCGACACGCCGCGGGTCCGCTACCTGGTGGGCGGCGTCGTCAAGGGCATCGGCGATTACGGCAACTGCGTCGGCATTCCCACGGTCGCCGGCGATGTGATGTTCGACGCGGCGTACGAGGGAAATCCCCTCGTCAACGCCATGTGCGTCGGCATCCTCCGCGAGGAGGACCTGATCCGCGCCAAGGCCGAGGGCGTGGGCAATCCCATCATTGCGGTGGGCGCCCGTACCGGGCGCGACGGCATCCACGGCGCGTCCTTCGCGTCCGAGGACCTGAGCGACTCCAACGACGCCAAGCGCCCGCGCGTGCAGGTGGGCGATCCCTTCACGGAGAAGCTGCTGCTCGAGGCGTCGCTCGAGCTGATCACCAGCGGCCACATCGTGGCCATTCAGGACATGGGAGCCGCCGGCCTCACGTCGTCGTCGGCCGAGATGGCCGAGCGCGGCGAGGTGGGCGTCACCATCGACACGCGCAAGGTGCCGCAACGCGAACCGGGCATGACGCCGTACGAGATCCTGCTCAGCGAGTCGCAGGAGCGCATGCTCGTCGTCGCCAAGCAAGGGCACGAAGACGGCGTGAAGCAGATCCTGACCAAGTGGGACCTGACGGCTGAGGTGATTGGCGAGGTCATCGCCGAGCCGGTCTATCGCGTGACTGAGGGCGACCACATCGTCGCCGAGTTCCCCGGCACGCGCCTCGTCACCGACTGCCCGCAGTACCATCCGGAAGCGCGCGAGGCCGACGAGGCCGTGGCGCGCCGCACGCGCGACGTGCACGCGATTGCGGAGCGCCCCGAGGAAGCCGATCCGGCATGGACCCTCGAGCGCCTGCTCGAGTCGCCCACGATCGCGAGCAAGCGCTGGATCACCACGCAGTACGACTCGACGGTGCGCACGAACACGGTGATGGGCCCGGGCGAAGGTGACGCGGCCGTTATTCGTATTCGAGGCACGCGCAAGGCGATTGCCCTCAAGACCGACTGCAACGGCCGCTACGTCTATCTCGACCCGCGCGTCGGCGGCCGCATTGCGGTTGCCGAGGCCGCGCGCAACGTGGCCTGCACCGGCGCGCGTCCGATGGCCATCACGAACTGCCTCAACTTCGGCAATCCCAAGAAGCCCGACGTCTTTTTCCAGTTCCGCGAGGCCGTCTTTGGCATGGGCGATGCCTGCCGCGCGCTGGGAACGCCCGTGACGGGCGGAAACGTCTCGCTGTACAACGAGAATCCGCAGGGCGCGGTCTACCCCACGCCGGTCATCGGCATGGTGGGACTGATTGACGACGTGAAGCATGTCACCCGCGCCCCGTTCAGCGCCGAGGGACACAGCATCGTGCTGCTCGGCGACAACACCGCCGAACTCGGCGGCAGTGAATACCTCGCGTGGGTGCACGGCGTGGTGGCCGGCGCCCCGCCGGCCTGCAACCTCGAGGCGGAGAAGCGGCTCGTCGACGCGCTCCTCGCCGCCATCGGCGCCGGGCAGGTGGCGTCGGCGCACGACTGCTCCGAGGGCGGCCTGGCCGTGGCGCTCGCTGAGTGCTGCATCTCGAGGGAGGCGCGTCCGCTTGGCGCCCAGGTGGACCTGTCGGCCTGGTCGTCGCTCCCGCTCCGCGCCCTGCTCTTCGGCGAGGCACAGGGTCGTGTGGTCGTCTCCACCACCGACCCGTCCGCGGTGGTCGCCATGGCGAAGGCGCACGGCGTGCCAGCCGCCGTCATTGGGACGGTTCGCAGTGCCGGCGCCGGCCTCGTCATCACGGTGGGCGACCGGGGCATCCGCGCCTCGACGGCCCGACTGTCGCAGGCATTTCATGGCGCGCTCCCTCGTGCGATGCAGCGCGCCGCCGCCGAGGTCGTCACCGAAGACCCGGCGCTGGTCGGAGGGACTCGCTGA
- the ppdK gene encoding pyruvate, phosphate dikinase translates to MTQKVFFFGDGRAEGTREWKDLLGGKGANLAEMTNIGIPVPPGFTISCPMCDAYLADGKIPDGLQEEVEAAISRLEASIGRQFGSVEHPLLVSVRSGARVSMPGMMETILNLGLNDQTVEGLARESGNPRFAWDSYRRFLQMYGEVVLGASAHLFESLLAAKRMVSDVKNDSDVPVELLQALVVEYKALIRSHTGRPFPMEPREQLWGAIQAVWRSWMIRRAVDYRRQYNIAEAPGTAVNICSMVFGNLGTDSGTGVAFTRDPSTGEKRFYGEFLVDAQGEDVVAGIRTPLAISEMARLWPGPYQQLMEVQEKLERHFRDMQDLEFTVERGKLFLLQTRNGKRTVGAAVRIARDMVGEGLITQGEAVRRVQPNQLDQLLHPVIDTGRGHTPIATGLPASPGAASGVAVFDADVAEMHAKKGDKVILIRDETTPDDFHGIVAARAVLTARGGMTSHAAVVARGMGKCAVVGCGALKVDAVHRQFSVGDTIVREGEWLTVDGASGHVYVGDLPTQPSEVMRVMLGELPPDSAPVYQAYSDILGWADGVRRLKVRTNADTPHDARQARQFGAEGIGLCRTEHMFFEGDRITSMREMICAHDEAGRRRALAKLLPMQRADFEGIFEAMDGLPVTIRLLDPPLHEFLPHGGGEEAKLLARTLGVTRQELTHVIESLRETNPMLGHRGCRLGITYPEITEMQARAIFEAAAHVTARGVKVLPEVMVPLVGSFREFENQRAIIDRIAATVAKETGVEVPFLTGTMIELPRAALTADEIAGAGAQFFSFGTNDLTQTTLGLSRDDAGRFVPFYVERGVFPNDPFQVLDVDGVGKLITYAVREGRKVQAKLKVGICGEHGGEPRSIAFCHEQGLDYVSCSPFRVPIARLAAAHAALE, encoded by the coding sequence GTGACGCAAAAGGTCTTTTTCTTTGGCGATGGCCGCGCGGAAGGGACGCGCGAATGGAAGGATCTTCTCGGCGGGAAAGGGGCAAACCTCGCGGAGATGACGAACATTGGCATCCCGGTGCCTCCGGGGTTCACGATTTCGTGCCCGATGTGCGACGCCTATCTGGCCGACGGCAAGATACCGGATGGCCTGCAGGAGGAAGTCGAAGCCGCGATCAGCCGCCTCGAAGCGTCGATCGGCCGCCAGTTCGGCAGCGTCGAACACCCGCTGCTCGTCTCGGTGCGCAGCGGCGCGCGCGTCTCGATGCCTGGGATGATGGAGACGATCCTCAACCTCGGCCTCAACGACCAGACGGTCGAGGGGCTCGCCAGGGAGAGCGGCAACCCGCGCTTCGCCTGGGATTCCTACCGCCGCTTCCTGCAGATGTACGGCGAAGTCGTGCTCGGCGCGTCGGCGCACCTGTTTGAATCGCTGCTCGCCGCCAAGCGCATGGTGTCTGACGTCAAGAACGACTCCGACGTCCCGGTCGAACTGCTGCAGGCGCTCGTCGTCGAGTACAAGGCGCTCATTCGGTCGCACACGGGGCGTCCCTTCCCGATGGAGCCGCGCGAGCAGCTGTGGGGTGCCATCCAGGCGGTCTGGCGCTCGTGGATGATCCGGCGGGCCGTGGACTACCGGCGCCAGTACAACATCGCCGAGGCGCCGGGAACGGCGGTCAACATCTGCTCGATGGTCTTTGGCAACCTCGGCACCGACTCCGGCACCGGCGTTGCCTTCACGCGCGACCCCTCCACGGGCGAGAAGCGGTTCTACGGCGAATTCCTCGTGGACGCGCAGGGCGAGGACGTCGTGGCCGGCATTCGCACCCCGCTCGCCATTTCCGAGATGGCGCGGCTCTGGCCGGGTCCGTACCAGCAACTGATGGAAGTGCAGGAGAAGCTCGAGCGCCACTTCCGTGACATGCAGGACCTCGAGTTCACGGTGGAGCGCGGCAAGCTCTTCCTGCTGCAGACACGCAACGGCAAGCGCACCGTGGGCGCCGCGGTCCGCATCGCGCGCGACATGGTGGGCGAGGGGCTCATCACGCAGGGCGAAGCGGTGCGCCGCGTGCAGCCCAACCAACTCGACCAGTTGCTGCACCCCGTCATCGACACCGGGCGCGGTCACACGCCCATCGCTACCGGCCTGCCGGCGAGCCCTGGCGCCGCGAGTGGCGTCGCGGTGTTCGACGCCGACGTCGCCGAGATGCACGCGAAGAAGGGCGACAAGGTCATCCTGATCCGGGACGAGACCACGCCCGATGACTTCCACGGGATCGTGGCGGCCCGCGCCGTGCTCACCGCCCGCGGCGGCATGACCAGCCACGCGGCCGTGGTCGCGCGCGGGATGGGCAAGTGCGCCGTCGTCGGCTGCGGCGCCCTCAAGGTGGACGCCGTGCATCGGCAGTTCAGTGTCGGCGACACGATCGTGCGCGAGGGCGAGTGGCTCACGGTGGACGGCGCCTCCGGCCACGTCTACGTGGGCGACCTGCCGACGCAGCCAAGCGAAGTGATGCGCGTGATGCTCGGCGAACTGCCGCCGGACAGCGCGCCCGTCTACCAGGCGTACAGCGACATCCTCGGCTGGGCCGACGGCGTGCGGCGACTGAAGGTGCGCACCAACGCCGATACCCCGCATGACGCGCGTCAGGCGCGCCAGTTCGGCGCTGAGGGGATCGGGCTCTGCCGCACGGAGCACATGTTCTTCGAAGGCGATCGCATCACGTCCATGCGTGAGATGATCTGTGCGCACGACGAAGCGGGCCGGCGGCGGGCGCTGGCCAAGCTGCTGCCGATGCAGCGGGCCGACTTCGAGGGGATTTTCGAGGCGATGGACGGTCTCCCCGTCACCATCCGCCTCCTCGATCCGCCGCTGCACGAGTTCCTTCCCCATGGCGGCGGCGAAGAGGCCAAGCTGCTGGCGCGCACGCTCGGCGTCACCCGGCAGGAACTGACGCACGTCATCGAGTCGCTGCGCGAGACAAATCCGATGCTCGGGCATCGGGGCTGTCGCCTGGGCATCACGTATCCCGAGATCACGGAGATGCAGGCCCGTGCGATCTTCGAGGCCGCCGCGCACGTCACCGCGCGGGGCGTGAAGGTGCTCCCCGAAGTGATGGTGCCGCTCGTGGGGTCGTTCCGCGAGTTCGAGAACCAGCGCGCCATCATCGACCGCATCGCCGCCACCGTGGCCAAGGAGACCGGCGTCGAGGTGCCCTTCCTCACCGGCACGATGATCGAGCTTCCGCGCGCCGCGCTCACCGCCGACGAGATCGCCGGTGCCGGCGCGCAGTTCTTCTCCTTCGGCACCAACGACCTGACGCAGACGACGCTCGGGCTCAGCCGCGACGACGCCGGTCGATTTGTGCCGTTCTACGTGGAGCGCGGGGTCTTCCCCAACGACCCGTTCCAGGTCCTCGACGTGGACGGTGTGGGCAAGCTGATCACCTATGCCGTGCGCGAGGGGCGCAAGGTGCAGGCGAAACTCAAGGTGGGCATCTGCGGCGAGCACGGCGGGGAGCCGCGCTCCATCGCCTTCTGCCACGAGCAGGGGCTTGATTACGTGAGCTGTTCGCCGTTCCGCGTGCCGATTGCCCGGCTCGCGGCGGCGCACGCCGCGCTCGAATAG
- the purQ gene encoding phosphoribosylformylglycinamidine synthase subunit PurQ, with translation MKFGIVSFPGSNCDDDAVFAATETLRQPAVKLWHKSHDLEDCDVIVLPGGFSYGDYLRAGAIARFSPIMREVAAHAQRGGPVIGICNGFQIACEAGLLPGALMRNAGLQFLSMPVTIRVENCGTRWTSLCQEGQRLTMPIAHGEGRYTVDASTLERVEGEGLVVFRYVDAAGEATDAANVNGSLDNIAGVRNEAGNVVGLMPHPERALDPLLGSADGRVLFESVLATVHA, from the coding sequence ATGAAGTTCGGCATCGTCAGCTTTCCGGGATCCAACTGCGACGACGATGCGGTCTTCGCGGCAACGGAGACGCTCCGCCAGCCCGCGGTGAAGCTGTGGCACAAGTCGCATGACCTCGAGGACTGCGACGTCATCGTCCTCCCGGGCGGCTTCAGCTACGGCGACTACCTGCGCGCCGGCGCGATCGCCCGCTTCTCGCCGATCATGCGCGAAGTCGCGGCGCATGCGCAACGCGGCGGGCCGGTGATCGGCATCTGCAACGGTTTCCAGATCGCCTGCGAGGCGGGACTGCTCCCCGGCGCCCTCATGCGCAATGCCGGACTGCAGTTCCTCTCGATGCCGGTGACGATCCGCGTCGAGAACTGCGGCACGCGCTGGACCTCGCTCTGCCAGGAGGGCCAGCGACTCACGATGCCCATCGCGCACGGCGAGGGACGCTATACCGTGGACGCGTCCACGCTCGAGCGCGTCGAGGGCGAAGGCCTGGTGGTCTTCCGCTACGTCGATGCCGCGGGCGAGGCCACCGACGCCGCCAACGTGAATGGGTCACTCGACAACATTGCCGGTGTACGAAACGAGGCCGGCAACGTCGTCGGGCTCATGCCACACCCCGAGCGGGCGCTCGACCCCCTGCTCGGCTCCGCCGACGGACGCGTGCTGTTCGAGTCCGTCCTTGCCACCGTGCACGCCTGA
- a CDS encoding zf-TFIIB domain-containing protein, with protein MPDHHKTHHPDDFQPPRPADFRKPRTEDEYFLKLDAELIKAHRARLDAERKHAERHASHNKCPKCGADLQPTKHGHIMIDVCPSCKGVWLDAGELEMIEHVQESKVGTFLSDLLKGLSQK; from the coding sequence ATGCCTGACCATCACAAGACACATCATCCGGACGACTTCCAGCCGCCACGTCCGGCCGACTTCCGGAAGCCCCGCACCGAGGACGAGTACTTCCTCAAGCTCGACGCCGAGCTGATCAAGGCACACCGCGCCCGCCTCGACGCCGAGCGCAAGCACGCGGAGCGCCACGCGTCGCACAATAAGTGCCCCAAGTGCGGCGCCGACCTGCAGCCGACGAAGCACGGCCACATCATGATCGACGTCTGTCCGAGCTGCAAAGGCGTGTGGCTCGATGCCGGCGAGCTCGAGATGATCGAGCACGTGCAGGAATCCAAGGTCGGCACCTTCCTTTCGGACCTCCTGAAGGGCCTCAGCCAAAAGTGA
- a CDS encoding phosphatidylserine decarboxylase family protein, translated as MRFAREGLPFMWAAAVLALAVVAAAFRWPRPLLTSGAVVFVLIALWVAYFFRDPERTGERGPRLVIAPADGKVVQVMEVDEPAFMHGRAIRIAIFMNVFSVHVNRYPVSGRVAYTHYNPGKFLNAAVDKASLENEQSSVGLESGAHRVLVRQIAGLIARRIVTYSRPGDQADQGERFGLIRFGSRVDVYVPVGSTPRVKLGDHTSAGTTIIAELP; from the coding sequence ATGAGATTTGCCCGCGAAGGGCTGCCGTTCATGTGGGCCGCCGCCGTCCTCGCCCTGGCGGTGGTCGCCGCCGCGTTCCGCTGGCCGCGGCCGCTGCTGACGTCCGGCGCGGTGGTCTTCGTCCTGATCGCGCTCTGGGTCGCCTACTTCTTCCGCGATCCGGAGCGCACCGGTGAGCGCGGTCCGCGCCTCGTCATCGCGCCGGCGGACGGCAAGGTCGTGCAAGTCATGGAGGTGGATGAACCCGCCTTCATGCACGGCCGCGCCATCCGGATTGCCATCTTCATGAACGTCTTCAGTGTGCACGTGAACCGCTATCCGGTGAGCGGACGCGTCGCGTACACGCATTACAATCCCGGCAAGTTCCTCAACGCCGCGGTGGACAAGGCGTCGCTCGAGAACGAGCAGTCCTCGGTGGGCCTAGAGAGCGGCGCCCACCGCGTGCTCGTGCGCCAGATTGCCGGGCTGATCGCCCGCCGCATCGTCACGTACAGCCGGCCCGGCGACCAGGCGGACCAGGGCGAGCGCTTCGGCCTGATTCGCTTCGGCTCGCGCGTCGACGTCTATGTGCCCGTCGGCAGCACGCCGCGCGTGAAGCTCGGCGACCATACCTCGGCCGGGACCACCATCATCGCGGAGCTGCCCTGA
- the pssA gene encoding CDP-diacylglycerol--serine O-phosphatidyltransferase: MRRPSIPRPSLVMLPNGFTLGSLFFGIFAIVAAARGEHVRAGWYIIIAAFADMFDGRIARATNTGSRFGEELDSLVDAISFGVAPALMMYFAELNHTGWDWIFVWLYVACAVMRLARFNIEQAGRSKTFFQGLPSPAAGGTLATYYWFSQTTLYQETMIGDLPWQSILRFLMVTLAFLMISNVPYPAWPRFSLRNWYGAFGVVVFLAVIAGMFFLPKQFFFPLGVAYVASGIVIAIVRGLFDMNSPFDVKDDDDECDDSTDAELAPAAAGHRRPDDYQRRRRRHRNRGERGGPDQGAPEGPTP; encoded by the coding sequence ATGCGCCGCCCCAGCATCCCACGCCCGTCGCTCGTGATGCTCCCCAACGGCTTCACGCTGGGCAGCCTGTTCTTCGGCATCTTTGCCATCGTGGCGGCGGCGCGCGGCGAGCACGTGCGCGCCGGCTGGTACATCATCATCGCCGCGTTCGCCGACATGTTCGACGGTCGCATTGCGCGCGCCACGAACACCGGCAGCCGTTTTGGCGAGGAGCTCGACTCGCTGGTGGACGCGATCTCGTTTGGCGTGGCGCCGGCGCTGATGATGTACTTTGCCGAGCTGAACCACACCGGGTGGGACTGGATTTTCGTCTGGCTGTACGTGGCGTGCGCCGTCATGCGCCTCGCGCGCTTCAACATCGAGCAGGCGGGCAGGTCCAAGACGTTCTTCCAGGGCCTGCCCAGCCCGGCCGCGGGCGGCACGCTCGCCACGTACTACTGGTTCTCGCAAACGACGCTGTATCAGGAAACCATGATCGGCGACCTGCCGTGGCAGTCCATTTTGCGCTTCCTGATGGTGACGCTGGCGTTCCTGATGATCAGCAACGTGCCCTACCCGGCCTGGCCGCGCTTTTCCCTGCGCAACTGGTACGGCGCGTTCGGCGTGGTCGTGTTCCTCGCCGTCATCGCCGGCATGTTCTTCCTGCCGAAGCAGTTCTTCTTCCCGCTCGGCGTCGCGTACGTGGCGTCGGGCATCGTCATTGCCATCGTGCGGGGCCTCTTCGACATGAACTCGCCCTTCGACGTCAAGGACGACGACGACGAGTGCGATGACTCGACGGATGCCGAGCTGGCTCCCGCCGCCGCGGGGCATCGCCGTCCCGACGACTACCAACGCCGCCGGCGCCGCCACCGCAATCGTGGCGAGCGCGGCGGCCCCGACCAGGGCGCGCCCGAGGGCCCCACGCCGTGA
- a CDS encoding phosphoribosylaminoimidazolesuccinocarboxamide synthase — translation MTPTLVGTTDLPLPLVRRGKVRDVYAVGDDRLLLVASDRVSAFDVVMHELVPFKGAVLTQITAWWLRQFEDEVAHHMLSVDAAEIVRQVPVLAPHARELRGRAMLGRRTDVFPIECVVRGFISGSAWKEYQASGTLAGEALPTGLQESSPFPRPVFSPATKAESGHDENITVDRMRGTVGDDVAGTLERLARRIYERGRDLAATRGIIIADTKFEFGRAPDGRILLIDEVMTPDSSRFWPADQYAPGRSQPSFDKQPLRDWLDGERRAGRWDGNAPPPTLPSAVVAATSERYLDAFRRITGSPLDTSALQ, via the coding sequence ATGACCCCGACGCTGGTGGGCACCACCGACCTGCCGCTCCCGCTCGTGCGCCGCGGCAAGGTGCGCGACGTCTACGCGGTGGGCGACGACCGGCTGCTGCTGGTCGCGAGCGACCGGGTGAGCGCCTTCGACGTCGTGATGCACGAACTCGTGCCGTTCAAGGGCGCCGTGCTGACCCAGATCACCGCGTGGTGGCTGCGCCAGTTCGAGGACGAAGTGGCGCATCACATGCTGAGCGTGGACGCCGCCGAGATCGTGCGGCAGGTGCCCGTGCTGGCCCCGCATGCGCGGGAACTGCGCGGGCGCGCGATGCTCGGCCGTCGCACCGACGTCTTCCCCATCGAGTGCGTCGTGCGAGGGTTCATCAGCGGCTCGGCCTGGAAGGAGTACCAGGCGTCCGGCACGCTCGCCGGCGAAGCACTCCCGACGGGCCTTCAGGAAAGCTCGCCGTTTCCCCGCCCCGTCTTCTCGCCGGCGACCAAGGCGGAATCGGGACATGACGAGAACATCACGGTCGACCGGATGCGGGGCACCGTCGGCGACGACGTGGCCGGCACGCTGGAGCGGTTGGCGCGCCGCATCTACGAGCGCGGCCGCGACCTCGCGGCCACCCGAGGCATCATCATCGCCGACACGAAGTTCGAGTTCGGGCGCGCGCCGGATGGACGCATCCTCCTGATCGACGAGGTCATGACGCCCGACAGCTCCCGGTTCTGGCCCGCCGATCAGTATGCCCCGGGCCGCTCGCAGCCCAGCTTCGACAAGCAGCCGCTGCGCGACTGGCTGGACGGCGAGCGACGCGCCGGACGCTGGGACGGCAATGCGCCGCCCCCGACCCTTCCGAGCGCAGTGGTCGCCGCGACGAGCGAACGCTATCTCGACGCCTTCCGCCGGATCACCGGATCTCCCCTGGACACGAGCGCGCTGCAATGA
- the purS gene encoding phosphoribosylformylglycinamidine synthase subunit PurS — MKSFRVSVHIVPRKGLLDPQGKAVADALHTLGFHSVTDVHVGRHLVIEATAADAAAAEKAVREMCARLLANPVTEDFDIAGVAAT; from the coding sequence GTGAAGTCATTCCGCGTCAGCGTTCACATCGTCCCGCGCAAGGGACTCCTCGACCCACAGGGCAAGGCCGTCGCCGACGCCCTGCACACGCTCGGCTTCCATTCCGTCACGGACGTGCACGTCGGCCGGCACCTCGTCATCGAGGCGACGGCGGCCGATGCCGCCGCCGCGGAGAAGGCGGTGCGCGAGATGTGCGCCCGCCTGCTGGCCAACCCGGTGACCGAGGACTTCGACATCGCCGGAGTGGCGGCCACATGA